The Oceanispirochaeta sp. genome includes the window CAAGAACCTGAAGGGCATTCATGTTCATTCCGCCTTCTGGAATAATGATGTCGGCATAACTCTTGGTAGGTTCAATAAATTCAAAATGACCGGGCCGAACAACATCCATGTACTGTTTAATCACAGACTCCTGGGTTCTTCCCCTTTCGTTCACATCCCTCTGAAGCCGGCGGATAAAACGGATATCATCGGGAGTATCCACAAATATCTTCAGATCCATAAGATCACGGATGGTCTGCTCATGAAAAACCATGATCCCTTCAAAAATGATGACCTTTTTGGGCAGGACCTCAACGGTTTCGTCCTGTCTTCTATGATGTATAAAATCATATTGGGGCATCTGAATGGATTCCCCATTTTTCAGGGCTGTCAGATGCTGCATCATTAGATCTTTATCAAAGGCATTAGGATGGTCAAAATTAAATTCTGTAATATTGCTGTTATTTATAAACTCCGCAGATTGATAATAATTATCCTGAGGAATAAAAACGAAATCCTGAATAGATTCGGAAATTTTACGAACAATCGTTGTTTTTCCCGAACCTGATCCACCGGAGATACCTATAAGTTTTGGTGCTTCCATTTTTATTCCTCCCCGATTCATTTAATCCTGGTCATCCTTTTTTGCTTCATCAATCTGCATTTCCAGATCTGACAGTTTAACCTGCATGGCCTGAATACTCTTCTCAATTCTTTTTTTCTGGGATTCCAGACGTCTGACCGTCATCATAGGTTCCGGTTTTTCTTTGCGGATCGTCTGTTTGACCATGTCCTGGCTCTGCCCTTCTTTGAAGGCATTCTCCAGTTCCTTCCGTTTCTGCGGCTCCTTCACTCCGGCAATGATTTTCATGTTCTCATAACCGATTTCCGGATTCACATCCATGGCATAGACTTTCATGATGGATTTCGCAGAATTCCGGTTCAGACCCAGGGCTCTATCCACGTAATCTTCAAAAATTGCATGATTCTGCTGACAAAGATCAAGGGCCTGAATCAGAAGTTTACCAAAGTCTTTCATGACTTTTCCATTCACCGAGAGGTATTTTTCTTTAATCTCGGATGTCAGATTTTTAAATCGGGAATCTTCTTCAAAAACATTGATATAAATTCCCAGTTCTTCAGCCTTTTTTAAAAGCCTGTGAAAAATGTCCCAGAACAACACTGTATGAGACCGCGTAGTTACCTCACCTTCATATTGTGTGAATTGCACATGATGAGCGAATTCATGAATGGCTGTGTAAACAAGAGAGTTCTCATCGCTGAAATTCTTATTATGGATGATGATTTCCTGTTTTTCGGGATGGTATAGCCCATCAACTTTTTTG containing:
- the udk gene encoding uridine kinase, which produces MEAPKLIGISGGSGSGKTTIVRKISESIQDFVFIPQDNYYQSAEFINNSNITEFNFDHPNAFDKDLMMQHLTALKNGESIQMPQYDFIHHRRQDETVEVLPKKVIIFEGIMVFHEQTIRDLMDLKIFVDTPDDIRFIRRLQRDVNERGRTQESVIKQYMDVVRPGHFEFIEPTKSYADIIIPEGGMNMNALQVL